Proteins encoded by one window of Halorubrum ruber:
- a CDS encoding type I 3-dehydroquinate dehydratase, with the protein MFEEFVLTASTADLTGEPRAREDADAVEFRMDLASDPLDQLAGYDGELPLLVTNRASWEGGEAEGLGRYDALSDAIGTDAVAAVDVELAALRGTRPDPAEASHATALRDAAREAGVDVVASVHDFESTPEPAALVDLLADAASEGDVGKLATTATAPADALAMIEATHEATAAGHRVATMCMGEPGRHTRAVTPVYGSKIGYAPVDPANATAPGQYPLATLRELVDGLREGGADE; encoded by the coding sequence ATGTTCGAGGAGTTCGTCCTGACCGCGAGCACGGCCGACCTCACGGGGGAGCCGCGCGCCCGCGAGGACGCCGACGCCGTGGAGTTCCGGATGGATCTCGCGAGCGACCCGCTCGACCAGCTGGCGGGCTACGACGGCGAGCTCCCGCTGCTCGTCACGAACCGGGCGTCGTGGGAGGGGGGCGAGGCCGAGGGGCTCGGCCGCTACGACGCGCTCTCGGACGCGATCGGTACCGACGCGGTCGCCGCCGTCGACGTCGAACTCGCCGCGCTGCGCGGGACGCGCCCGGACCCGGCCGAGGCGTCGCACGCGACCGCGCTCCGCGACGCGGCACGAGAGGCGGGGGTCGACGTGGTCGCGTCCGTCCACGACTTCGAGTCGACGCCCGAGCCCGCCGCGCTCGTCGACCTGCTCGCCGACGCCGCGAGCGAGGGCGACGTGGGGAAGCTGGCGACGACCGCGACCGCGCCGGCGGACGCGCTCGCGATGATCGAGGCGACCCACGAGGCGACCGCCGCCGGCCACCGCGTCGCGACGATGTGTATGGGCGAGCCGGGCCGCCACACCCGCGCCGTCACCCCGGTCTACGGCTCGAAGATCGGCTACGCGCCGGTCGACCCCGCGAACGCGACCGCGCCCGGTCAGTATCCGCTCGCGACGCTCAGAGAGCTGGTCGACGGGCTGAGAGAGGGTGGAGCTGACGAGTGA
- a CDS encoding endonuclease V gives MDLARPDLRPDPSLSRDEMESLQRDIAAAATLDDDHGLDPSTVAVEEAASLADGLPPARDGAQARLDAGAGSADGHDPDAPVVVGLDQAFLVDREGAPDAAVSAAVAFRDGDVIEFASATTPLSIPYVPGLLAFREGGPILAALDALDVAPDLLVCDGSGRIHFREAGLATHVGVLCDAPSVGVAKSLLCGEPDEPTDGRPAGWRTPIRADDAVTTAEPGTVIGHAFQSRQYPNSGRVNPLYVSPGHRVSAATAVDLVDALCAGYKLPEPTRFADAHADAVKRNADR, from the coding sequence ATGGACCTCGCGCGGCCCGACCTCCGCCCGGATCCGTCGCTGTCGCGCGACGAGATGGAATCCCTCCAGCGCGACATCGCGGCGGCCGCGACGTTAGACGACGACCACGGGCTCGACCCGTCCACGGTCGCGGTCGAGGAGGCGGCCTCGCTCGCTGACGGCCTCCCGCCGGCGCGCGACGGGGCCCAAGCGCGACTCGACGCGGGAGCCGGTTCGGCGGACGGACACGACCCGGACGCGCCGGTCGTCGTCGGACTCGACCAGGCGTTCCTCGTCGACCGGGAGGGCGCGCCCGACGCCGCCGTTTCGGCCGCGGTCGCGTTCCGCGACGGCGACGTGATCGAGTTCGCGAGCGCGACGACCCCGCTCTCGATCCCCTACGTTCCCGGACTCCTCGCCTTCCGCGAGGGCGGGCCGATACTGGCCGCGCTCGACGCGCTCGACGTCGCCCCCGATCTGCTGGTCTGTGACGGCTCCGGGCGGATCCACTTCCGGGAGGCCGGACTCGCGACGCACGTCGGCGTCCTCTGTGACGCGCCGAGCGTCGGCGTCGCGAAGAGCCTCCTCTGTGGCGAACCCGACGAGCCGACCGACGGGCGTCCCGCCGGCTGGCGAACGCCGATCCGCGCCGACGACGCGGTGACGACCGCCGAGCCGGGCACCGTGATCGGCCACGCGTTCCAGTCGCGGCAGTACCCGAACAGCGGGCGGGTGAACCCGCTGTACGTGAGCCCCGGGCACCGCGTCTCTGCCGCGACCGCGGTCGACCTCGTCGACGCGCTGTGTGCGGGCTACAAGCTCCCGGAGCCCACGCGGTTCGCGGACGCCCACGCCGACGCGGTGAAGCGGAACGCGGACCGGTGA
- a CDS encoding rhomboid family intramembrane serine protease — protein sequence MATCDVCGEYENLPYQCKRCGQTFCAEHRLPENHDCPGLAEWDDPGGVFDSGFDESVEGGAGDARTGGDASAGVVDRVKQRVDRETSTGGLISYFRGNATYAILLAIWVTFLAQLVVFWGVSPALHDQLFVLRADELGRVWTWVTSVLSHSPASLYHIIGNSVVLFFFGPLVERAVGSKRFAAFFFLSGMIAGLGHILFALGMGATSTGVLGASGAGFAILGVLTVWRPNMQVLLFFVIPMKIKYLTWGIALVSAVLVVQSVQAGGAGSAGNIAHLAHLIGFAIGLAFGKRNEGVARSAGGMGGVSMGGARGPRGPGGPGGPGGPGGRR from the coding sequence ATGGCGACGTGCGACGTGTGTGGGGAGTACGAGAACCTCCCGTACCAGTGTAAGCGGTGCGGCCAGACGTTCTGCGCCGAACACCGACTGCCCGAGAACCACGACTGTCCGGGCCTCGCCGAGTGGGACGACCCCGGGGGCGTCTTCGACAGCGGCTTCGACGAGAGCGTTGAGGGCGGCGCGGGCGACGCCCGAACGGGCGGCGACGCGTCCGCGGGCGTCGTCGACCGCGTCAAACAGCGGGTCGACCGCGAGACCAGCACGGGCGGCCTGATCAGTTACTTCCGAGGGAACGCGACGTACGCGATCCTCCTCGCAATCTGGGTCACGTTCCTCGCGCAGCTGGTCGTGTTCTGGGGCGTGAGCCCGGCGCTCCACGACCAGCTGTTCGTGCTCCGGGCGGACGAACTCGGTCGAGTCTGGACGTGGGTGACGTCCGTGCTCTCTCACTCGCCGGCCAGCCTCTACCACATCATCGGTAACAGCGTCGTGCTGTTCTTCTTCGGCCCGCTCGTCGAGCGCGCCGTGGGGTCGAAGCGCTTCGCCGCGTTCTTCTTCCTGTCGGGGATGATCGCGGGGCTCGGCCACATCCTGTTCGCGCTCGGCATGGGCGCCACGTCGACCGGCGTGTTGGGCGCCAGCGGCGCCGGCTTCGCGATCCTCGGCGTCCTCACCGTCTGGCGGCCGAACATGCAGGTCCTCCTCTTCTTCGTCATCCCGATGAAGATCAAGTACCTCACGTGGGGGATCGCGCTCGTCTCGGCGGTCCTCGTCGTCCAGAGCGTCCAGGCCGGCGGGGCGGGCAGCGCGGGCAACATCGCGCACCTCGCGCACCTGATCGGGTTCGCGATCGGCCTCGCGTTCGGCAAGCGCAACGAGGGGGTCGCGCGCTCCGCGGGCGGCATGGGCGGCGTCTCGATGGGCGGCGCGCGCGGCCCGCGCGGACCGGGCGGCCCCGGCGGCCCCGGCGGTCCGGGCGGGCGGCGCTAA
- a CDS encoding MBL fold metallo-hydrolase translates to MVETISADEFRDRIDARRRGERTFAVVDTRPEESFAGWRVADAVHYFYKPFHEFDVDDFERETGLSPDDSVVTLCAKGKASNDFAAELDTAGYDDVVVVADGMRGWSAVYDRTAVPLGDRPDAAPPLDVVQVQRRAKGCLGYLAVGGRERGPADHVPAASDSDGADRVAVAIDVSRHGDEWIEAAGERGASIAAVLDTHVHADHLSGGRALADELGVPYYLAAAAADRDVAAEFEPIERNETLDVGGVDLKALATPGHTDDGASYLVGDAAVLTGDTLFIDSVGRTELQFSAGDADDTADADVNADADDEPGAAAAARRLYDSLHGTLLAEPDGVAVCPGHFAVANDGTTGDVVPGEPVFTTVGDARRGIGILGLDREAFVERITRTLPEKPPNYESVIAANRGVEAPPDETAAIELELGPNRCAADSGSGSTADDD, encoded by the coding sequence ATGGTCGAAACGATATCCGCCGACGAGTTCCGCGACAGGATCGACGCGCGTCGGCGCGGCGAGCGCACGTTCGCCGTGGTCGACACGCGCCCCGAAGAGAGCTTCGCGGGGTGGCGCGTGGCCGACGCCGTCCACTACTTCTACAAGCCGTTCCACGAGTTCGACGTCGACGACTTCGAGCGCGAGACGGGCCTCTCGCCCGACGACAGCGTGGTCACGCTGTGCGCCAAGGGGAAGGCCTCGAACGACTTCGCCGCCGAACTCGACACTGCGGGGTACGACGACGTGGTCGTCGTCGCCGACGGCATGCGCGGCTGGTCCGCCGTCTACGACCGCACCGCCGTCCCGCTCGGCGACCGACCCGACGCCGCCCCGCCGCTCGACGTCGTCCAGGTCCAGCGCCGCGCGAAGGGGTGTCTGGGGTACCTCGCCGTCGGCGGGCGCGAGCGGGGACCCGCGGACCACGTTCCGGCCGCTTCGGACTCCGACGGCGCCGACCGCGTCGCCGTCGCTATCGACGTCTCCAGACACGGCGACGAGTGGATCGAGGCGGCCGGCGAGCGCGGCGCGTCGATCGCGGCCGTCCTCGACACGCACGTTCACGCCGACCACCTCTCGGGCGGCCGGGCGCTGGCGGACGAACTCGGCGTCCCGTACTACCTGGCCGCCGCGGCGGCCGACCGCGACGTGGCCGCCGAGTTCGAGCCGATCGAACGCAACGAGACGCTCGACGTCGGCGGGGTCGACCTGAAGGCGCTCGCGACGCCGGGCCACACCGACGACGGCGCGAGCTACTTGGTCGGCGACGCCGCGGTGCTCACCGGCGACACGCTGTTCATCGACAGCGTCGGCCGGACGGAACTCCAGTTCTCGGCGGGCGACGCCGACGACACCGCCGACGCGGACGTGAACGCCGACGCCGACGACGAACCCGGGGCGGCGGCCGCCGCTCGCCGGCTCTACGACTCGCTCCACGGCACGCTACTCGCCGAACCCGACGGCGTCGCCGTCTGTCCCGGCCACTTCGCGGTCGCGAACGACGGGACGACCGGGGACGTGGTTCCGGGCGAGCCCGTGTTCACGACCGTCGGCGACGCGCGCCGCGGGATCGGGATCCTCGGACTCGACCGGGAGGCGTTCGTCGAGCGAATCACGCGGACCCTCCCGGAGAAGCCGCCGAACTACGAGTCGGTGATCGCGGCCAACCGGGGCGTCGAGGCGCCGCCCGACGAGACCGCGGCGATCGAACTCGAACTCGGGCCGAACCGCTGTGCGGCCGACTCCGGGTCCGGCTCGACGGCCGACGACGACTGA
- a CDS encoding DUF7385 family protein, which produces MGDDDTESPMSAEEFRSLTDGLVRQSSGGGTTVYKNAAGVGCPNPDCDRGVFQTLFVSDHGWQQIGATRDGIDLCLVNTDSKRLVFIHDD; this is translated from the coding sequence ATGGGAGACGACGACACGGAGAGTCCGATGTCCGCCGAGGAGTTCCGGTCGCTAACGGACGGCTTAGTGCGCCAGAGCTCCGGCGGCGGTACGACGGTGTACAAGAACGCGGCCGGCGTCGGCTGTCCGAACCCCGACTGCGACCGCGGCGTTTTCCAGACGCTGTTCGTCAGCGACCACGGCTGGCAGCAGATCGGAGCGACCCGCGACGGGATCGACCTCTGTTTAGTCAACACGGACTCGAAGCGGCTCGTCTTCATCCACGACGACTGA
- a CDS encoding AAA family ATPase: protein MVEAFAVASGKGGTGKTTSTLALGMALAADHDVTVVDADTGMANLLFHAGLDDAAVTLHDLLVEGTATDVSEATYERFGLSVVPCGTSLAGFEAAEPERLRDVVAELARDTDVLLLDSPAALGSKSAVLPVVLADRVVVVVEPTIPALSDGLKVQEYARSYGTETAGVLFNKVRDEADDVAAQAERHFGGPVLANVPESDDVRAARRAGKPLLAHAPESEAAARFRRAADRLDVRDGDGDAVADRFRSAVVPDTP, encoded by the coding sequence ATGGTCGAGGCGTTCGCGGTCGCCAGCGGGAAGGGCGGCACGGGGAAGACGACGAGCACGCTCGCGCTCGGGATGGCGCTCGCGGCGGACCACGACGTGACGGTCGTGGACGCCGACACCGGCATGGCGAACCTCCTCTTTCACGCCGGGCTCGACGACGCGGCGGTCACTCTCCACGACCTGCTCGTCGAGGGGACCGCGACGGACGTGAGCGAGGCGACCTACGAGCGGTTCGGGCTCTCCGTCGTCCCCTGCGGCACCTCGCTGGCCGGCTTCGAGGCCGCGGAACCGGAGCGCCTCCGCGACGTGGTGGCCGAGCTCGCGCGCGACACCGACGTGCTCCTGCTCGACTCGCCGGCCGCGCTGGGGTCGAAGTCCGCCGTGCTGCCGGTCGTGCTGGCCGACCGCGTCGTGGTCGTCGTCGAGCCGACGATCCCCGCGCTCTCGGACGGACTGAAGGTCCAAGAGTACGCGCGCTCATACGGCACGGAGACGGCGGGCGTCCTGTTCAACAAGGTCCGGGACGAGGCCGACGACGTCGCCGCGCAGGCGGAGCGCCACTTCGGCGGCCCCGTCCTCGCGAACGTCCCCGAGAGCGACGACGTCCGCGCGGCGCGCCGAGCGGGGAAGCCCCTGCTCGCGCACGCGCCGGAGAGCGAGGCCGCCGCGCGCTTCCGGCGGGCCGCCGACCGGCTCGACGTGCGCGACGGCGACGGCGACGCGGTCGCCGACCGGTTCCGCAGCGCGGTCGTCCCCGACACGCCATGA
- a CDS encoding cobalamin-binding protein has protein sequence MSAPRAVSLAPSATATVAALGAADRLVGVTAHCDLADDPDAGPANGEEPPTAVGGWLNPDLDRVADLDPDVVLTSDGLQADLADDCRERGLDVAHREPSTLDEAVEGFAARGADVGRPDAGERLAADARDRLDRIADAVADRPRPTVYCEEWSDPPMAAGNWVPDAVRAAGGRYPFVDPGERSREVDPAAVERADPDRVVVHVCGHGDRVDPATVAERDWAVDAPVTVIDDSLLNQPSPALLDGVERLARLLHPDAFSVADADDRT, from the coding sequence ATGTCCGCGCCCCGCGCCGTCTCGCTCGCGCCGAGCGCGACCGCGACGGTCGCCGCGCTCGGCGCAGCCGACCGCCTCGTCGGCGTCACCGCCCACTGCGACCTCGCCGACGACCCCGACGCCGGGCCCGCGAACGGCGAGGAGCCCCCGACCGCCGTCGGCGGCTGGCTGAACCCCGACCTCGACCGCGTCGCCGATCTCGATCCCGACGTCGTCCTCACGAGCGACGGGCTCCAGGCGGACCTCGCGGACGACTGCCGGGAGCGCGGCCTCGACGTCGCGCACCGAGAGCCGTCGACGCTGGACGAGGCCGTCGAGGGGTTCGCGGCCCGCGGCGCCGACGTCGGCCGCCCGGACGCGGGCGAGCGGCTCGCGGCCGACGCGCGCGACCGGCTCGACCGGATCGCCGACGCCGTCGCCGACCGCCCGCGCCCGACCGTCTACTGCGAGGAGTGGTCCGACCCGCCGATGGCGGCCGGCAACTGGGTCCCCGACGCCGTCCGCGCGGCGGGCGGGCGCTACCCGTTCGTCGACCCCGGCGAGCGCTCCCGCGAGGTCGACCCCGCCGCGGTCGAGCGCGCCGATCCCGACCGCGTCGTCGTCCACGTCTGCGGACACGGCGACCGGGTCGACCCCGCGACGGTCGCCGAGCGCGACTGGGCCGTCGACGCCCCCGTGACCGTGATCGACGACTCCCTCCTCAATCAGCCGAGCCCCGCGCTCCTCGACGGGGTCGAGCGGCTGGCGCGCCTGCTCCATCCCGACGCGTTTTCAGTCGCCGACGCCGACGACCGGACATGA
- a CDS encoding transcription initiation factor IIB: protein MSERLHTRGSRSRTETNEEESESTDETLSCPECGGHVINDEEHGETVCSDCGLVVEADSVDRGPEWRAFDSREKDEKSRVGAPTTNTMHDKGLSTNIDWRDKDAYGRSLGARQRQKMQRLRKWNERFRTRDSKERNLKQALGEIDRMASAQGLPDNVRETASVIYRRALDEDLLPGRSIEGVSTSCVYAAARMAGVPRSLDEIADVSRVEKAEIARTYRYVVRELKLEVKPADPEQYVPRFASDLELSEESEMRAKSLLRNAKEKGVHSGKSPVGLAAAAVYAAALLTNEKTTQAAVSEVADISEVTIRNRYHELLEAEDGLVA from the coding sequence ATGAGTGAACGACTACACACACGGGGGAGTCGCTCCCGAACGGAGACGAACGAGGAGGAATCGGAGAGCACCGACGAGACGCTCAGCTGCCCGGAGTGCGGCGGGCACGTCATCAACGACGAGGAGCACGGCGAGACGGTCTGTAGCGACTGCGGGCTCGTCGTCGAGGCGGACTCGGTCGACCGCGGGCCGGAGTGGCGCGCGTTCGACTCCCGCGAGAAGGACGAGAAGAGCCGGGTCGGCGCCCCGACCACGAACACGATGCACGACAAGGGGCTCTCGACGAACATCGACTGGCGCGACAAGGACGCGTACGGCCGGTCGCTCGGCGCGCGCCAGCGCCAGAAGATGCAGCGGCTCCGCAAGTGGAACGAGCGGTTCCGCACCCGCGACTCGAAGGAGCGCAACCTGAAGCAGGCGCTCGGCGAGATCGACCGCATGGCCTCGGCGCAGGGCCTCCCGGACAACGTCCGCGAGACGGCCTCCGTCATCTACCGCCGCGCGCTCGACGAGGACCTGCTCCCCGGCCGCTCGATCGAGGGCGTCTCCACCTCCTGCGTGTACGCCGCCGCCCGGATGGCCGGCGTCCCGCGCAGCCTCGACGAGATTGCCGACGTCTCGCGCGTCGAGAAGGCCGAGATCGCCCGGACGTACCGCTACGTCGTCCGCGAGCTGAAGCTCGAAGTGAAGCCGGCCGACCCCGAGCAGTACGTTCCCCGGTTCGCCTCCGACCTCGAACTGAGCGAGGAGTCGGAGATGCGCGCGAAGAGCCTCCTCCGCAACGCCAAGGAGAAGGGCGTCCACTCGGGCAAGTCGCCGGTGGGCCTCGCCGCGGCCGCCGTCTACGCCGCCGCGCTGCTCACCAACGAGAAGACGACGCAGGCCGCGGTCTCGGAGGTCGCCGACATCTCCGAGGTCACCATCCGGAACCGGTACCACGAGCTGTTAGAGGCCGAGGACGGCCTCGTCGCCTGA